CGAAAAATTTTATGGAGGAAGGAGTCACGTCTAAGAAAATTGAATTTTTAAAACAATTAAAAAAATGCAAGGAAAAAGCTTGCTATTTTGTATGCGTTTTCATAATATAGTTAAAACATAATAACTTTTGCAAAAAAGATAGTAATGTTAAAAGGGTGTTTCCAAAACGTTGGAAGGGGAACATGCCATGATACTTTATCACCTGTAAGAATGATAGGAGTGTGTCAATTTCTTAAATTTTAAAATTGCTATTTAAAAGGAGAGAACTTATGGAACAATCAGTCAATCAAAACATGGAACGCCCGGTTGAAACTTCTGAGAAATTAAAGCTTAAGGAAAAAATCGCCTACGGAATGGGGGATGTTGGAAATAACTTTTTATTTGACTTAGGTCAAATCTATTTGCTTAAGTTTTATACGGATGCTCTTGGATTGCCGTCAGCAACTGCAGGGTTGATCTTTTTGATTACGAAGATATGGGACGCTTTTGCCGACATTACTGTAGGCACCTGGGTGGATAATCGAAAAAAGATTGGACCTAAAGGAAAGTTCAGGCCCTTTATCCTTTATACGGCAGTGCCGTTAGCTCTTATTACAATCGTTAGCTTTACCAATCCGAATTTTTCACTCACCGGGAAAATGATTTGGGCTTATGCAACCTATATGGCATTTGGGACTATTTATAGCATTTCAAATATTCCTTATGGCTCAATGGTTCCCGCCATGACCAAAGATCCTGTGGAAAGAGCTGAACTAGCTGCTTTTAGGCAAGCAGGATCAAATATGGGCCTACTTATAACTACAGTCGGGTTCATGCCTATCGTGTTGTTATTTAATAGTGAATCCACTGGATACATAGTGGCTGTATCTGTTTTTGCTTTTTTAGGGATATTATTCCAACTATATTGTTATAAGAATGTTAAAGAAAGATATGTATATGAAAAACCAAAAGAAAACAAGGTAAAACTAAGTGAGAGTTATAAAGGGTTGCTAAAAAACACCCCTCTTTTGATACTTTGTTTAGTTAATTTATTTACTTTTTCAGCGTTCAATGTAAAGCTCGCAGTCCAAGTTTATTATTGCCAATATGTTTTGAAAAATGTTTCAATCGTTCCTTACATGGGTTTTTTCAGCATTGGCTGTGTATTTATTGGTGTAGCACTAGTTCCGTTCATGGTCAAAAAAATCGGAAAGAAATACACGTATATACTTGGTTGCGCAATTTGGGCAGTTGGCGATTTATTAGCATATATTTTTGCGGATAACGCCATAATATTTATCATTTTAGCTTGTTTTGCCTTCTTTGGAAGCGCATTCGTCAATAGCTTGAACTGGGCTTTCGTTTCTGATGCCGTTGAATACGGGGAATGGAAAACAGGCAATAGATCCGAAGGTGTTGTTTATTCATTCTTCACTTTCTGTCGCAAGCTATCTCAGGCTCTCGCTGGATTCATTCCGGGAATTGTTTTAGGTCTGGTTGGCTATGTTCCCAATGCCGTGCAAAGTGCTAGTGTAGTAGAAGGGATTAGAGGACTCATGTTCATATATCCAAGTACTTTAGCCATGGCTACGATTATTGTAATGGCATTCTTTTATAAGCTATCAGATGATAAATACAATACTATCGTAAAAGATCTTAATGACCGTAAATCAGGTATACCTATGTAAGAATTAACAGTAACGATTTTGAAAGTGAAGAGCCCGTGAAGTTTGTGTGTTGCAGTTAATACACTTAAAATACTGGCGGGCATCTTGCTCAAAAAACAACATTTCTAGTATTTGTAAAGAAAAAGCTTGAAATATATCAATCTTTTTTTTATCATGGAGTTAAAGGTAGGTATCTTTATATTAAAAGTTATTATGTTTTATAAATTACAGAGGAGGAAAAATTGATGAAATATTTTTTGGACAGTGCCATTATTAAGGAAGTACGTTATGCATATGAAAATTGGGCCATTGATGGGGTGACAACCAATCCTCGTCATATCATGACTAGTGGTAAACCATTCCTTGCCGTTTTAGATGAATTGGGAAGTGAGTTTAAGGGCGTTGAGAACTTTCCTATTTCAGTCGAGATCAATCCTCATTTGGACGATGCTAAAGAAATGGTTGTGGTTGGAACGGAGATCGCAAAATTATCATCCAATTTCGTCATAAAAATCCCGTGTACGGAACCAGGGTTAATTGCGGCGAGGGAATTTGAAAAAGAAGGCATTCCTACGAATGTCACGCTAGTATTCTCGCCTTCTCAAGCCTTGCAGGCAGCCCGAATTAAGGCTAGTTTCGTATCGCCTTTCGTGGGATGGAAGGAAAACAGCGGGGATGACACAACCCAATACATCCAAGATATTGCAAATATTTATAAAACATATAAATTTGAAACCGAGATCATCGTGGCTGCTTTGCGAAATGGCAAACAAATCGTGGATGCCGCGAAAGCAGGGGCCCATATTGTGACTTGTGGATTCGATGTATACAAGGAAAGCTTCCACCATGCATTTACTGATTATGGCTTGGACAAATTCCGCAACGCTTGGGATAACACGATTACCGAAGCTCCCGTATTGAAATGATGGTTTATTCAGGAATCAATCCTATCATGTAAGGAATGAGGTGAGTGACATTGTCAAAATACGAAAAATTAAGAGATTTAAATAAACATATTTCTTTTTTTCATATTGATGATCGTACGTTTACACCATACGGTAACATAATCAGCGGATATGATTTCCAAGAACTACAAACATATATGGAAGAAATGGAGATTCCACAAGATCAAAATATCTATATTCCCTCTGTTGCGGAGATGGAAAATACGACCGTGAAAGAACGAATCCAAACGGCCTTTTATGGAGAAATGCCCGTTCAAATTGGATATTGTAATGGTCCAAACTCAACGTTGAATGGTTTAGAATATCATAAAGGCAGTGAAATCAACATTGCGATGACGGATTTTGTTCTCCTATTGGGAAAGGTACAGGACATTCACGACAATAGCTATGATTCTACCAATATAGAGGCATTTTTTATCCCAAAAGGGACGGCCATAGAATTATATAGTACAACCTTGCATTTTGCCCCGTGCAAAGTAAACGATGAGGGCTTCAAGACTATTGTGATCTTGCCAGCCGGCACAAATGAGCCATTAAAACAGGACATGGAAAAAAGGACACAAGAAGATAAACTATTATTCATGAAAAATAAATGGCTTCTTGCTCATCCGAAAAGAAAACAATTGGTAAACAAAGGAGCATGCGCAGGAATAAGGGGAGACAATATCTCGATTTTCCATGAAAAAAAGCCACAAAGATCAAATAACTAACTTCATAGCTGCAAATGAGGCGGGAGCTTTATGCCCCGCCTTGTTTATGTTCCCTAAAGTTTTCTATAAGGAAAATCCGGAAGAAGGCCGAATTAATCCCAATTGGGTCGAAAAAAAGGAGAAGAAGGCCGAATTAATTCCAGTTGGGTCGGAAAAAAGGAGAAGAAGGCCGAATTAATTTCAGTTGGGTCGGAAAAAAGGAGAAGAAGGCCGAATTAATTCCAGTTGGGTCGAATAAATGGCGAATACGGACAAAGTTATTCGATGCAATGCCGAAATATCGGAGAAGACGACCCGAATATTCCAGAACAGGATCAAGTCTTGCGATGGCAGCAGGGTTGTTACTCAATGGGGAAAAATGCTATGGTGGATGGATGAAGTAAGAAAACATGAGGAAGAGAAGTGAAATAAGTGGCTGAACCATTAAAGGATTTGTATAGTGCTGCTTTCATTCGTGATTTCAGTGAAAAAGTGAGGAACGTCCATCCGTCCTTTTCCGCTCAATCTTTTCAGGACGAAGTGATGAACGAGGTCTGGGATGAGATGAAATTGAAAGAGCGGATCAGGCATATTTCGCTTACATTGGGAACGCACCTCCCGAGTGATTATTCTGAGGCCTTGAACATTCTGTATCGATTGGAAAAGGATTGTGAAGGCTTCAGATATTTATTTTTCCCGGATTTTGTAGAGGTGCATGGGTTGAATAAGGAGGATTGGGCACTGTCTCTAGAAGCCTTGGAGCGTTTTACCGTAAGGTCTTCCGCTGAATTTGCCGTACGTGCGTTCATCCTGCTTGAGCCCATGTTAATGATTGCGAAGATGAAGGAATGGGCACAAAATGAGAATGAGCATGTCCGCAGGCTCGCAAGTGAAGGATGCCGGCCGAGGTTGCCTTGGGGGCAATCTTTACCGATGTTCAAGGCAGATCCGAAGCCGGTGCTGGAGCTGCTTGAAAGCCTTAAAAACGATCCCTCGCTCTATGTGCGCAAAAGTGTGGCCAATAACTTAAATGATATTGCCAAGGACCATCCGGATGCCGTCATTCAAATTGCCAAGCGCTGGCATGGGTTTGGCGATCCCTATACGGATTGGATCATCCGGCGAGGGTGCAGGTCACTCGTCAAACGGGCGGATCCCGAGGTGCTGGCGATGTTTGGGTACGCGGATGTATTGAATGACCCGACGATGGTAGCTGCAGCTTTTATTGAAAATGAGCCGGCTTCCATTAAAATCGGGGAAACGAGTGAACTTCATTTTGGCTTCCAAGTGGAAGCCCGCAGTTCAGTGAAGCTTCGGATTGAGTACGCCATCGATTTCGTGAAAGCGAAGCAAAAAACGTCTCGTAAACTGTTCCTGCTGGCAGATAGGAATTTTGCAGCTGGAGAGCGCGTTGATAGAGTGAAAATTCACAATTGGAAGGATTTAACCACACGCCGTCATTATGAAGGCTTCCACAAGATCTCGCTTCTTGTGAATGGAGTGGAAGTTGCGGAAACGAATCTCACGCTTACATGGTCATGAGCAAAACTGCTGTATGGCCCGTAATGCGAAAGAAAACCGTATGATTTTCAGACCTTTTCCCGGCGGAATTCGGGGAAAGGATTTTTTATTTTTTCAAAGGTTAAAGGATGGTTGAAAAAAAATGTTGACACACCTGTACGTACAGGATAAGATGAAAGCGTAACCAAATCTTGTACGTACAGGTTTGGGGGACTAATAAATTTTACTTTCTAAGGAAGGGAAGTACTCAAATGGGTAAATACACAGAACCAGCAGGGGATTTGCTCCAATATGTCGGAGGGAAAGAGAATATCGCCACGGTTACGCATTGTGCGACAAGAATGCGATTCGTACTGAAAGATACAGCAAAGGCGGATGTAACGAATATTGAATCGATTAAACTAGTAAAAGGAACCTTTACACAAGCCGGCCAGTTCCAGGTCATCATCGGCAATGAAGTATCATCCTTTTATAATGAATTCGTTTCGTTAGCTGGCCTGCAGGAAGCATCAAAAGAAGATGTGAAAGAAGCAGCTAAACAGAATATGAGCTGGCTGCAGCGCTTGGTTGCCCATCTTGCGGATATTTTCACACCGCTGATTCCAGCCATAGTCGTCGGGGGACTCATTCTTGGTTTCCGCAATATCATCGGCGATATTAAAATGTTCGATGATGGCACGAAAACGCTTGTGGAGATTTCCCAATTTTGGTCAGGGGTCCATGCATTCCTTTGGCTGATTGGCGAAGCTATTTTTCATTTTCTGCCGGTTGGGATTACGTGGTCCATTTCGAAGAAAATGGGCACCACGCAAATTCTCGGCATCGTCCTTGGTTTGACGCTCGTTTCTCCACAGCTTCTTAATGCATATGCCGTGGCTGAGACAAAGGCAAGTGACATCCCGTTTTGGGATTTTGGTTTCGCCCAAGTCGATATGATCGGCTATCAAGCCCAGGTCATTCCGGCAATACTGGCAGGCTTCGTTTTAGCTTATTTAGAACGGTTCCTGAGAGATCGAGTGCATAACTCCATTTCCATGATCGTCGTTCCATTTTTTGCTTTAATTCCAACCGTTATCATTGCACATACCATTTTAGGGCCAATAGGCTGGAAAATCGGCACAGTCATTTCTACGGTTGTTTACTCTGGTCTGACTTCATCTTTAGGCTGGCTATTCGCTGCCGTTTTCGGCTTTGCTTATGCACCGCTAGTCATCACAGGTTTGCATCACATGACAAATGCCATCGATCTTCAGCTTATGAGTGAAATACATGGAACGAACCTCTGGCCGATGATCGCTTTATCGAACATTGCCCAAGGTACGGCTGTACTTGCGATGATTTACATCAACAGGAAAGACGAGGAGGAGAGACAAGTGTCGATCCCAGCCACGATTTCATGCTATCTCGGTGTAACCGAGCCAGCCATGTTCGGCATTAACTTGAAATATGGCTTTCCGTTCCTGGCCGGTATGATCGGTTCGATGTTTGCAGGCATCGTATCCGTAGGATCTGGTGTGATGGCCAACTCCATCGGTGTTGGTGGGATACCCGGTATCCTTTCCATCCAGCCAAAGCATATGGGAATGTTTGCAGTGGCGATGCTGGTTGCCTTCATCGTGCCGTTCGTTTTGACCATCGTCTTTTCCAAGCGGCCTCAAATGAATTTGAAAACGAGAACGAAACCAACGAAATTAAATGCGTAACCATGCAAAGGGGGAGAAGTCTCCCTCTTTTTTTTAGCATACTGGTAAAAGCACGATCGAAACAGAGGAGGATATTACAATGAAGGATTTTAAAAAAAGCACCGTGTATCAAATTTATCCGAAATCATTTAAGGATTCCAACGGCGATGGCATCGGAGACATCAATGGTGTGATTGAAAAAATGGATTATCTCGAATTACTGGGAGTCGATTATATTTGGCTGACCCCATTCTATCGCTCACCGCAAAACGATAATGGCTATGATGTTGCTGATTATATGGCCATCGATCCAGCGTTTGGGACCATGGATGATTTCGAGAGATTGGTGAAGGCGGCCCAATCAAGGAAAATGGAAATCATGCTGGATATGGTATTCAACCATACATCAACAGAGCATGAATGGTTCCAAAAAGCATTGGCAGGCGATAAGGAGTATAAGGATTATTATATTTTCAAGAAATCGCGCGACGGCGAGATGCCTACGAACTGGTTTTCGAAATTCGGCGGCCCGGCATGGGAATATGTTGAAGAACTTGATGAATACTATCTTCACTTGTTCGACCGTACACAAGCTGACCTAAACTGGGAAAATCCTAAAGTGAGGCAAGAAATCTTCGATGTTGTAAACTTTTGGATGGAAAAAGGTGTGAAAGGGTTTCGCTTGGATGTCATCAATCTCATATCCAAACCCGACTTGTTCGAGAATGATTTGGAAGGGGACGGACGCTCCTTTTATACGGATGGCCACAAAATCCATCAATATCTTAAAGAAATGAATGAAAAAACGTTCGGAAAAGAAAATGTGGTGACAGTCGGTGAAATGTCATCGACGACAATCGACCATTGCATCAAATATTCCGCTCCCGATGAGAAGGAGCTTTCAATGGTATTCAACTTCCATCATCTTAAGGTGGATTACATGGATGGTGAAAAGTGGT
This genomic stretch from Peribacillus muralis harbors:
- a CDS encoding MFS transporter, with product MEQSVNQNMERPVETSEKLKLKEKIAYGMGDVGNNFLFDLGQIYLLKFYTDALGLPSATAGLIFLITKIWDAFADITVGTWVDNRKKIGPKGKFRPFILYTAVPLALITIVSFTNPNFSLTGKMIWAYATYMAFGTIYSISNIPYGSMVPAMTKDPVERAELAAFRQAGSNMGLLITTVGFMPIVLLFNSESTGYIVAVSVFAFLGILFQLYCYKNVKERYVYEKPKENKVKLSESYKGLLKNTPLLILCLVNLFTFSAFNVKLAVQVYYCQYVLKNVSIVPYMGFFSIGCVFIGVALVPFMVKKIGKKYTYILGCAIWAVGDLLAYIFADNAIIFIILACFAFFGSAFVNSLNWAFVSDAVEYGEWKTGNRSEGVVYSFFTFCRKLSQALAGFIPGIVLGLVGYVPNAVQSASVVEGIRGLMFIYPSTLAMATIIVMAFFYKLSDDKYNTIVKDLNDRKSGIPM
- the treC gene encoding alpha,alpha-phosphotrehalase produces the protein MKDFKKSTVYQIYPKSFKDSNGDGIGDINGVIEKMDYLELLGVDYIWLTPFYRSPQNDNGYDVADYMAIDPAFGTMDDFERLVKAAQSRKMEIMLDMVFNHTSTEHEWFQKALAGDKEYKDYYIFKKSRDGEMPTNWFSKFGGPAWEYVEELDEYYLHLFDRTQADLNWENPKVRQEIFDVVNFWMEKGVKGFRLDVINLISKPDLFENDLEGDGRSFYTDGHKIHQYLKEMNEKTFGKENVVTVGEMSSTTIDHCIKYSAPDEKELSMVFNFHHLKVDYMDGEKWSLADFDFRMLKEILSSWQYGMQEGNGWNALFWCNHDQPRIVSRFGNDGEYQKQSAKMLATAIHMLRGTPYIYQGEEIGMTNPKFTEIAQYRDVESINYFNILKEEGKDEEEIMEILQAKSRDNSRTPMQWANAEHAGFTMGTPWIQVPDHAKAINVEQSLSDQDSVFHHYQKLICLRKKHDIIAYGEYQEILGEHPELFAYIRSHEDEKLLVINNFYAKEAFFEMPKEANLSGFKSELLLSNYADSKELTDQCVLRPYESVVYLLRRGKQTNK
- a CDS encoding DUF4867 family protein yields the protein MSKYEKLRDLNKHISFFHIDDRTFTPYGNIISGYDFQELQTYMEEMEIPQDQNIYIPSVAEMENTTVKERIQTAFYGEMPVQIGYCNGPNSTLNGLEYHKGSEINIAMTDFVLLLGKVQDIHDNSYDSTNIEAFFIPKGTAIELYSTTLHFAPCKVNDEGFKTIVILPAGTNEPLKQDMEKRTQEDKLLFMKNKWLLAHPKRKQLVNKGACAGIRGDNISIFHEKKPQRSNN
- a CDS encoding transaldolase family protein codes for the protein MKYFLDSAIIKEVRYAYENWAIDGVTTNPRHIMTSGKPFLAVLDELGSEFKGVENFPISVEINPHLDDAKEMVVVGTEIAKLSSNFVIKIPCTEPGLIAAREFEKEGIPTNVTLVFSPSQALQAARIKASFVSPFVGWKENSGDDTTQYIQDIANIYKTYKFETEIIVAALRNGKQIVDAAKAGAHIVTCGFDVYKESFHHAFTDYGLDKFRNAWDNTITEAPVLK
- a CDS encoding DNA alkylation repair protein: MAEPLKDLYSAAFIRDFSEKVRNVHPSFSAQSFQDEVMNEVWDEMKLKERIRHISLTLGTHLPSDYSEALNILYRLEKDCEGFRYLFFPDFVEVHGLNKEDWALSLEALERFTVRSSAEFAVRAFILLEPMLMIAKMKEWAQNENEHVRRLASEGCRPRLPWGQSLPMFKADPKPVLELLESLKNDPSLYVRKSVANNLNDIAKDHPDAVIQIAKRWHGFGDPYTDWIIRRGCRSLVKRADPEVLAMFGYADVLNDPTMVAAAFIENEPASIKIGETSELHFGFQVEARSSVKLRIEYAIDFVKAKQKTSRKLFLLADRNFAAGERVDRVKIHNWKDLTTRRHYEGFHKISLLVNGVEVAETNLTLTWS
- the treP gene encoding PTS system trehalose-specific EIIBC component — encoded protein: MGKYTEPAGDLLQYVGGKENIATVTHCATRMRFVLKDTAKADVTNIESIKLVKGTFTQAGQFQVIIGNEVSSFYNEFVSLAGLQEASKEDVKEAAKQNMSWLQRLVAHLADIFTPLIPAIVVGGLILGFRNIIGDIKMFDDGTKTLVEISQFWSGVHAFLWLIGEAIFHFLPVGITWSISKKMGTTQILGIVLGLTLVSPQLLNAYAVAETKASDIPFWDFGFAQVDMIGYQAQVIPAILAGFVLAYLERFLRDRVHNSISMIVVPFFALIPTVIIAHTILGPIGWKIGTVISTVVYSGLTSSLGWLFAAVFGFAYAPLVITGLHHMTNAIDLQLMSEIHGTNLWPMIALSNIAQGTAVLAMIYINRKDEEERQVSIPATISCYLGVTEPAMFGINLKYGFPFLAGMIGSMFAGIVSVGSGVMANSIGVGGIPGILSIQPKHMGMFAVAMLVAFIVPFVLTIVFSKRPQMNLKTRTKPTKLNA